One genomic region from Corallococcus soli encodes:
- a CDS encoding response regulator, whose amino-acid sequence MVGDKSDKSMSILLIEDDEVDVMNVRRAFSKNHIANPLYVASNGLEGLEALRDGTVPEGRRLVLLDLNLPKMNGIEFLRALRADPRLRTTSVVVLTTSANERDKIDAYDFNVAGYLLKPVTFLSFVEVMATLNKYWALVEMP is encoded by the coding sequence ATGGTTGGCGACAAGAGCGACAAGAGCATGAGCATCCTGCTCATCGAGGACGACGAGGTGGACGTGATGAACGTCCGCCGAGCCTTCAGCAAGAACCACATCGCCAACCCGCTCTACGTGGCCTCCAATGGCCTGGAGGGGCTGGAGGCGCTGCGCGACGGGACGGTGCCCGAGGGGCGCCGGCTGGTGCTGCTGGACCTCAACCTGCCGAAGATGAACGGCATCGAGTTCCTGCGCGCCCTGCGAGCGGATCCGCGGCTGAGGACGACGTCGGTGGTGGTGCTCACCACGTCCGCCAACGAGCGCGACAAGATCGACGCTTACGATTTCAACGTCGCCGGCTATCTGCTCAAGCCGGTGACGTTCCTCAGCTTCGTGGAGGTGATGGCCACGCTCAACAAGTACTGGGCCCTGGTGGAGATGCCTTGA